A stretch of the Gossypium hirsutum isolate 1008001.06 chromosome D07, Gossypium_hirsutum_v2.1, whole genome shotgun sequence genome encodes the following:
- the LOC107953867 gene encoding LOW QUALITY PROTEIN: calcineurin-binding protein 1-like (The sequence of the model RefSeq protein was modified relative to this genomic sequence to represent the inferred CDS: substituted 1 base at 1 genomic stop codon), whose translation MFSIAAINDTDSRGQWEPLAPTKEALEFHLTQAYHDGLLKLQAKDYEKARELLESVLKDPLISNAEVDNNTTDGHLLQLKFLVLKNLATVFLQQGSGHYESALRCYLQAVEIDNKDSVVWNQLGTLSCSMGSLSISRWAFEQGLLCSPNNWNCMEKLLEVLIAIGDEVTCLSVAELILRHWPSHSRALHVKNTIEETESAPFAPRGIDKLEPKHVRLKFHDKRKAPDENLDEGTALKKLNQNIELQIAEASWAALIDGLLGILLPLNGCGSEVGTGKLYRSGDVRLSILFPPCAEIVMEPVEKKEPTLAPSGESMPPNDNDFQRASSSKEKESNLLEEQPQERRSTRLESLRSRKPGKEELDFTAGKDLAKIVLQLLESFVISKPDSKGSEVIGNCSVSCADQANSLDMESRDVANFVRETSKNYGAYHIGHLLLEHAASKSLVCLDAHVKFLELEKLLRNWGQDRTPECSLFLAELYYDIGSSPSNSNNLSEFLSEASYHLCKIIESVALDHPFYSTFGNKNFSSFKSFQGTDAISPDSSICESSHLDSSLLSNKSPFWARYFWLSGKLSVRDGNKAKAYEEFCISMSLLAKNENADNSCMVQLPHCKISKELTVERILHEINLLKVDFLLEKTLGEMIEKEVFVECVTLLAPLLFSANSLSPSLASDPKGDGVTPVELSALDILIKACQKIKPMDMEVYLTSHTRKLQILMALARMGECVAFGKAFHQKSVPKMLSGPEMVSSDGTSKHWNDLVTEEVKEILQCVSQVKNFIDQSGESNGIGLVSIFSDIQSLLLAIMYNIANNVFCKKSSMQVNADHLEQKQSNCFIDAAIAFCKLQHLDSSVTVKSQVELIVATHDLLAEYGLCCAGEGGEGEEATFLKFAIKHLLALDMKLKSSFNSSSREISPDDRQPSNDNDFKTSENEISSDKKGERMCGTHNSESITAMKDDIEGITSKGTPSFSGQEKDNAIALQKQCTNVDKINLGEKCGHQLDEGDDELSEDEKEELELMIDNALDQCFFCLYGLNLRSDSSYDDELAVHKNTSRGDYQTKEQCADVFQYILPSAKASSRTGLVKLRRVLRTIRKHFPQPPEEILAGNIIDKFFDADLCEEELSEMAGSEGYLETVTKMLFPDGGNLKQYKASLLRSSEPYLDVYSNLYYFLAQSEEMNATDKWPGFVLTKEGEEFVQQNANLFKYDLLYNPLCFESWQRLANIYDEEVDLLLNDGSKHINVSGWRKNITLPQRVETSRRRSRRCLLISLALAKTSEQQCEIHELLALVYYDSLQNVVPFYDQRSLVPSRDAVWRIYCENSMRHFKKPXCTSTSLTPLCYRQDWSHAFYIGKLCEKLGYSYETSLSYYDKAIALNPSAVDPFYRMHASRLKLLWNCGKQNVEVLKVLSTYFFSQSLKDAAMDIISKITPETSLLEEDKLEKTEKREEVWNMLYNDCLSALEICVGGDLKHFHKARFMLAQGLYKKGGRGDLQKAKDELSFCFRSSRSCFTINMWEIDGMVKKGKRKAPGLAGNKKALEVNLPESSRKFITCIRKYLLFYLKLLEETRDICTLDRAYVSLRSDKRFSLCIEDLVPVALGRHIKALVLSINQVETAATDPASSFEHQLEKIFGLFMEQGTLWPEICSLPEIRSPEISESSLYGYLHQYIVSLERNGKLETLEAINERIRKRFKNPKLSNSNCAKVCRHASSAWYRSIIIGLASITPLQSGFSNEVQTLSQPTDGVVESSQQLCVDLQTHEIWNSSFEDSTHLESLQAKWNPTLAKINNIVIKKASDGDLETANTLLRSSYNFYRESSCVMLPSSLNLSLVPSRLVKEKQFPLSIEGVEPLDLSIPRKLLLWAYVLLNGRYASISVVVKYCEENAKLKMKRGAATSSAPQNTNTSIAASSHTAAGSGKEAASHGGGSEVETTVVTSGPPVVVSESDSRHSANPLPSSSEGQRSLLMAPQLHPCNNNEGERGRSSVGHEGDDTNKG comes from the exons atg TTCTCAATCGCAGCTATTAACGACACAGATTCCAGAGGCCAATGGGAACCCTTAGCTCCTACTAAAGAAGCCCTG GAATTCCATCTTACACAAGCTTACCATGATGGGCTTCTCAAGTTACAGGCTAAAGACTATGAAAAGGCTCGCGAACTGTTAGAATCCGTTTTGAAAGATCCTCTTATTTCAAATGCTGAA GTGGATAACAATACTACCGATGGTCATCTGTTACAACTCAA ATTTTTGGTATTGAAGAACCTTGCCACTGTTTTTCTTCAACAAGGTTCAGGTCATTATGAGAGTGCTTTGCGTTGTTATCTTCAAGCTGTAGAGATTGATAACAAAGATTCGGTTGTCTGGAACCAGCTGGGGACTCTATCATGCTCAATGGGTTCATTGAGTATTTCACGTTGGGCTTTTGAGCAGGGACTTTTGTGCAGTCCTAATAATT GGAATTGCATGGAGAAACTGTTGGAAGTTCTCATTGCCATTGGTGATGAAGTTACATGCCTTTCTGTTGCAGAGTTGATTTTAAGGCATTGGCCATCACATTCTCGTGCTTTGCATGTCAAAAATACTATTGAGGAAACAGAATCAGCTCCTTTTGCTCCTAGAGGTATAGATAAGCTGGAACCTAAACATGTACGTCTTAAATTCCATGACAAGAGAAAAGCACCTGATGAGAATCTAGATGAAGGTACTGCACTCAAAAAGTTGAACCAGAACATAGAATTGCAAATTGCAGAAGCTTCCTGGGCAGCTCTCATTGATGGACTCCTGGGAATTTTACTTCCGCTAAATGGTTGTGGTTCTGAGGTCGGGACTGGAAAATTGTACAGATCTGGGGATGTCAGGTTAAGCATTCTCTTCCCTCCTTGTGCCGAAATTGTGATGGAGCCTGTGGAAAAGAAAGAACCTACTTTAGCTCCTAGTGGTGAAAGCATGCCTCCCAATGATAATGACTTTCAAAGAGCTAGTAGCTCgaaagaaaaagaatcaaatcTTTTGGAAGAACAACCACAGGAGAGACGGAGTACTCGTCTTGAAAGTCTTAGGAGCCGTAAACCTGGCAAAGAAGAATTAGATTTTACTGCAGGTAAGGATTTGGCCAAGATTGTGCTTCAATTACTTGAATCTTTTGTCATCAGTAAACCAGACAGCAAAGGTTCTGAAGTTATTGGTAATTGTTCTGTCTCATGTGCTGATCAGGCTAATTCCTTGGATATGGAAAGTAGAGATGTTGCTAATTTTGTAAGAGAAACTTCAAAAAATTATGGTGCTTACCATATAGGTCACTTGCTTTTGGAACATGCTGCAAGTAAAAGCCTTGTGTGTCTAGATGCGCACGTCAAATTCCTTGAGTTGGAGAAGCTTCTAAGGAATTGGGGGCAGGATAGGACTCCTGAATGTAGTCTTTTTCTCGCCGAGTTGTATTATGACATTGGGTCTTCTCCTTCCAATTCCAACAATCTATCTGAATTCTTATCAGAGGCATCCTACCATCTTTGTAAAATAATTGAATCAGTAGCTTTAGATCATCCATTTTATTCGACATTTGGGAATAAGAATTTCTCTTCATTTAAGAGTTTCCAAGGGACTGATGCAATATCACCTGATAGCTCCATTTGTGAAAGTTCACATTTAGATAGTTCCTTGTTATCCAACAAAAGTCCCTTCTGGGCTCGTTACTTCTGGTTGAGTGGAAAGCTATCTGTTCGGGATGGGAACAAGGCAAAAGCTTACGAGGAGTTCTGCATTTCCATGTCACTTTTGGCAAAGAATGAAAATGCAGACAATTCTTGTATGGTGCAGCTGCCGCATTGTAAGATTTCTAAAGAGCTAACTGTTGAAAGGATTCTTCATGAAATCAATTTGTTAAAGGTTGATTTCTTGTTGGAGAAGACTCTAGGTGAGATGATTGAGAAAGAGGTGTTTGTGGAATGTGTAACTTTGCTTGCTCCTCTTCTTTTTTCTGCCAATTCTTTATCACCTTCACTGGCATCTGACCCAAAGGGTGATGGTGTTACCCCTGTTGAACTATCAGCattagatatattaattaaagcTTGTCAGAAGATAAAGCCAATGGATATGGAGGTGTATTTGACTAGTCACACACGAAAGCTTCAAATACTCATGGCATTAGCTAGAATGGGTGAATGTGTTGCTTTTGGTAAAGCCTTTCATCAGAAGTCAGTGCCAAAAATGCTTTCTGGTCCTGAGATGGTATCAAGTGACGGTACTAGCAAGCACTGGAATGACCTGGTTACAGAGGAAGTGAAGGAGATTTTACAATGTGTTTCACAAGTGAAAAACTTCATTGATCAATCTGGAGAGTCT AATGGCATTGGTTTAGTTAGCATCTTTAGTGACATTCAATCACTGCTTCTGGCAATCATGTACAACATTGCAAACAATGTCTTTTGCAAGAAATCCTCTATGCAAGTAAATGCTGATCACCTGGAACAAAAGCAAAGTAATTGCTTCATTGATGCAGCCATTGCTTTCTGCAAGCTTCAACACCTTGACTCTTCAGTAACTGTTAAAAGCCAG GTTGAATTAATTGTAGCAACTCATGACTTGCTTGCTGAATATGGGCTTTGTTGTGCGGGTGAGGGAGGTGAAGGGGAGGAAGCAACATTTCTTAAATTTGCAATAAAGCATCTCTTGGCCTTGGATATGAAGCTAAAATCCAGTTTTAACTCTTCAAGCAGGGAGATAAGTCCAGATGACAGGCAGCCAAGCAATGATAATGATTTCAAAACATCAGAAAATGAAATAAGTTCAGATAAGAAAGGTGAGAGAATGTGTGGAACTCATAATTCTGAATCTATTACTGCAATGAAGGATGATATTGAAGGGATTACTTCTAAAGGAACTCCATCTTTTTCTGGCCAAGAGAAAGACAATGCAATAGCACTTCAAAAGCAATGTACTAATGTCGacaaaatcaatcttggagaaaaaTGTGGTCATCAGCTTGATGAAGGTGACGATGAGCTCAGTGAAGATGAAAAGGAGGAACTTGAGCTAATGATAGATAATGCTTTGGATCAGTGCTTTTTCTGCTTATATGGTCTTAATCTTAGATCTGACTCATCTTATGATGATGAACTGGCTGTGCACAAAAATACTAGTCGTGGTGATTATCAGACTAAAGAACAATGTGCCGATGTTTTCCAATATATTCTTCCTTCTGCAAAAGCTTCTTCT AGAACTGGATTGGTCAAACTTCGCAGAGTGCTAAGAACCATACGTAAACACTTTCCTCAACCACCTGAAGAAATTTTGGCTGGAAACATAATAGATAAGTTTTTTGATGCTGATTTATGCGAGGAGGAACTGTCGGAGATGGCTGGATCTGAAGGTTATCTGGAGACTGTAACAAAGATGCTTTTTCCTGATGGAGGAAACCTCAAACAGTACAAGGCATCATTATTACGGAG CTCTGAGCCATATTTGGATGTCTATAGCAATCTTTATTATTTCCTAGCACAGTCTGAAGAAATGAATGCAACTGATAAATGGCCTGGCTTTGTTCTCACCAAGGAAGGGGAGGAATTTGTTCAGCAAAATGCAAACCTCTTCAAATATGACCTGCTCTATAACCCCCTATGCTTTGAGAGTTGGCAACGTCTTGCAAATATTTATGACGAG GAGGTGGATTTGCTGCTAAATGATGGGAGTAAGCACATAAATGTATCAGGATGGAGGAAGAATATCACTTTGCCTCAGAGAGTTGAGACAAGTCGGAGGAGAAGCAGGCGCTGTCTATTAATAAGTCTGGCTTTGGCTAAGACATCAGAGCAGCAG TGTGAGATACATGAACTATTGGCATTAGTGTACTACGACAGCCTTCAGAATGTTGTTCCCTTCTATGATCAGCGATCACTTGTGCCCTCAAGGGATGCAGTTTGGAGGATATACTGTGAAAACTCCATGAGGCATTTCAAAAAGCCTTAATGCACAAGTACTTCT CTGACTCCATTATGTTATAGGCAGGACTGGTCACATGCATTCTACATAGGAAAACTCTGTGAGAAGCTTGGATACTCATATGAGACATCGTTGTCCTATTATGATAAAGCCATTGCTTTGAATCCATCAGCTGTTGATCCTTTCTACAGGATGCATGCTTCACGCTTGAAGTTACTCTGGAACTGTGGAAAACAAAATGTTGAAGTTTTAAAG GTTCTCTCAACGTATTTTTTCAGTCAATCTTTGAAGGATGCTGCAATGGACATTATCAGCAAAATAACTCCTGAAACTTCACTTTTGGAAGAAGATAAATTGGAAAAAACAGAGAAAAGGGAGGAGGTGTGGAACATGCTCTACAATGACTGTCTTTCCGCCCTGGAAATTTGTGTTGGAGGAGATCTGAAACATTTTCATAAGGCCAGATTTATGCTCGCCCAAGGATTATATAAAAAGGGGGGCAGAGGTGATTTGCAGAAGGCTAAAGACGAACTTTCTTTTTGCTTCAGATCATCTCGGTCATGCTTTACAATAAACATGTGGGAGATTGATGGCATGGTGAAAAAGGGAAA GCGCAAAGCACCAGGCTTAGCTGGGAACAAGAAGGCCCTTGAAGTAAACTTACCAGAGAGCTCTAGAAAGTTTATAACTTGCATCCGGAAATACTTGTTGTTTTATCTGAAATTGTTGGAAGAAACTAGAGATATCTGTACTCTTGACCGGGCTTATGTCTCCCTTCGGTCTGATAAGCGG TTCTCCTTGTGCATTGAAGATCTTGTTCCAGTGGCACTTGGGAGGCACATCAAGGCTCTAGTTTTATCCATTAATCAAGTTGAGACTGCTGCTACTGATCCTGCATCTAGTTTTGAGCATCAACTAGAGAAGATATTTGGTTTGTTTATGGAACAGGGTACCTTATGGCCTGAGATCTGCTCTTTGCCTGAGATTAGAAGTCCAGAAATATCCGAAAGCAGTTTATATGG GTATCTTCACCAGTACATTGTGTCGCTGGAAAGAAATGGAAAACTGGAAACACTTGAAGCAATAAATGAGAGGATCCGGAAACGGTTCAAGAACCCAAAATTGTCAAATAGTAATTGTGCCAAAGTTTGCAGGCATGCCTCTAGTGCTTGGTATCGTTCTATTATAATTGGCTTGGCATCAATCACTCCTTTGCAATCTGGATTCTCGAATGAGGTTCAAACTCTTAGCCAACCAACAGATGGTGTTGTGGAAAGCAGTCAGCAGCTTTGTGTTGATCTGCAAACACATGAAATATGGAATTCATCATTCGAGGACTCAACTCATTTGGAAAGTCTTCAAGCAAAATGGAACCCAACATTggcaaaaattaataatattgtgATAAAGAAAGCTTCTGATGGAGATTTGGAGACTGCCAACACTTTGCTTAGAAGTTCATATAATTTCTATCGCGAGAGCTCCTGTGTAATGCTCCCTTCCAGTCTCAACCTTTCTTTAGTGCCGTCTCGACTAGTAAAAGAAAAGCAATTTCCATTGAGCATAGAAGGGGTTGAACCTCTTGATCTAAGCATTCCAAGGAAGCTTTTGTTGTGGGCTTATGTGCTGTTGAATGGCCGCTATGCCAGCATCTCGGTCGTTGTAAAATATTGTGAAGAAAATGCTAAG TTGAAGATGAAAAGGGGAGCTGCAACTTCTTCTGCACCTCAAAATACGAACACTAGCATTGCTGCATCCAGCCATACAG CTGCCGGTAGCGGCAAAGAAGCAGCAAGTCATGGTGGAGGCAGTGAAGTGGAGACAACTGTGGTGACATCGGGGCCACCTGTTGTAGTGTCTGAAAGTGATAGCAGACATTCTGCCAATCCACTTCCATCGTCGAGTGAGGGTCAAAGAAGCTTACTCATGGCTCCACAGCTTCATCCCTGTAACAACAATGAAGGGGAAAGGGGAAGGAGCAGTGTTGGACACGAAGGAGATGATAC